A stretch of Streptomyces vietnamensis DNA encodes these proteins:
- a CDS encoding bifunctional metallophosphatase/5'-nucleotidase — MAATPRKNKTGRRFLAAGAGLATVGALFAAMPSAGAAGDEYAVGQGTNGKGWGRMVDVQLLSFNDLHGNLEPPAGTSGQVIRNKADGTTEKIDAGGVEYLATHLRQAREGNRYSITAAAGDLIGASPLLSALFHDEPTVEAMNELDLDVTAVGNHEFDEGARELARMQNGGCHPVDGCYGADQGFEPFGGAEFPYLAANVTDEKTGRPILDPYYVWEKDGVKIGFIGVTLEGTPNVVTAAGVKGLKFGDEVETINKYTKILERKGVKSIVALVHEGGMPASTSVNYNCDGDGDGDGEGVSGAIVDIAKNVSPQVDALVTGHTHQAYVCSIPDPTGKPRLVTSASSFGKVYTDTTLTYDRATKDIVRTAVASANHVVTRDVPKDADMTKLIEAWRPLAAPISNRPQGYIAADINGRGSTAYEKPLGDVIADAQQEGLAPADKGGAQLALMNPGGIRTDLVYKASGAEGDGVVTYGETFNVQPFTNMMNVVDLTGANLITALKQQVSGSNLNSVKILQVSKGLTYTLDMTKTGADRVVDGTIKLNGEAIDPAKTYRVAMNEFLAGGGDGFAALATGTNKLVGASDLDVFNAYLSSHSSAANPLQVPAANRITVITK, encoded by the coding sequence ATGGCAGCGACGCCAAGGAAGAACAAGACGGGGCGGCGATTTCTCGCCGCCGGGGCCGGACTTGCGACGGTGGGGGCGCTCTTCGCCGCGATGCCGTCGGCCGGTGCGGCCGGGGACGAGTACGCCGTCGGGCAGGGGACGAACGGCAAGGGCTGGGGCCGGATGGTCGACGTCCAGCTGCTCTCCTTCAACGACCTCCACGGCAACCTGGAGCCGCCGGCCGGTACGTCCGGGCAGGTCATCCGGAACAAGGCGGACGGCACCACCGAGAAGATCGACGCCGGTGGCGTCGAGTACCTGGCCACGCACCTGCGCCAGGCGCGTGAGGGGAACCGTTACTCCATCACGGCCGCGGCCGGCGACCTGATCGGCGCCTCGCCGCTGCTGTCCGCGCTCTTCCACGACGAGCCGACCGTCGAGGCGATGAACGAGCTGGACCTGGACGTCACCGCCGTCGGCAACCACGAGTTCGACGAGGGCGCGCGCGAGCTGGCCCGGATGCAGAACGGCGGCTGTCACCCGGTCGACGGCTGCTACGGCGCGGACCAGGGCTTCGAGCCCTTCGGCGGCGCCGAGTTCCCGTACCTCGCGGCGAACGTGACGGACGAGAAGACCGGCAGGCCGATCCTCGACCCGTACTACGTCTGGGAGAAGGACGGCGTCAAGATCGGCTTCATCGGCGTGACCCTGGAGGGCACTCCGAACGTCGTCACCGCCGCGGGCGTCAAGGGCCTCAAGTTCGGCGACGAGGTCGAGACGATCAACAAGTACACGAAGATCCTGGAGCGCAAGGGCGTCAAGTCCATCGTCGCCCTGGTCCACGAGGGCGGCATGCCGGCCTCGACGTCGGTCAACTACAACTGCGACGGTGACGGCGACGGTGACGGCGAGGGCGTCTCCGGCGCGATCGTCGACATCGCGAAGAACGTCTCGCCGCAGGTCGACGCGCTGGTCACCGGCCACACGCACCAGGCGTACGTGTGCTCCATCCCGGACCCGACGGGCAAGCCGCGCCTGGTCACCTCGGCGTCCTCGTTCGGCAAGGTGTACACGGACACGACGCTGACGTACGACCGCGCCACCAAGGACATCGTGCGCACGGCCGTCGCCTCCGCCAACCACGTCGTCACCCGTGACGTGCCGAAGGACGCGGACATGACGAAGCTGATCGAGGCCTGGCGCCCGCTCGCCGCCCCGATCTCCAACCGGCCGCAGGGCTACATCGCCGCCGACATCAACGGTCGCGGCTCCACGGCGTACGAGAAGCCGCTCGGCGACGTCATCGCCGACGCGCAGCAGGAGGGCCTGGCCCCGGCGGACAAGGGCGGCGCGCAGCTGGCCCTGATGAACCCGGGCGGCATCCGCACCGACCTCGTCTACAAGGCGTCCGGCGCCGAGGGCGACGGCGTGGTGACGTACGGCGAGACCTTCAACGTGCAGCCCTTCACCAACATGATGAACGTGGTCGACCTGACCGGCGCGAACCTCATCACCGCGCTGAAGCAGCAGGTCAGCGGCTCGAACCTGAACTCGGTGAAGATCCTCCAGGTCTCGAAGGGCCTGACCTACACGCTCGACATGACCAAGACGGGCGCGGACCGCGTCGTCGACGGCACGATCAAGCTGAACGGCGAGGCGATCGACCCGGCGAAGACCTACCGCGTCGCGATGAACGAGTTCCTCGCGGGCGGCGGCGACGGCTTCGCGGCCCTGGCCACCGGCACCAACAAGCTGGTCGGCGCCTCGGACCTCGACGTCTTCAACGCCTACCTGTCGTCCCACTCCTCGGCGGCCAACCCGCTGCAGGTCCCGGCGGCGAACCGCATCACCGTCATCACCAAGTAA
- the mshD gene encoding mycothiol synthase: protein MTSDAAPALEPGRQIHTYDELTPEQIQDVLDLLEAADHADGMHAVSEQGRLYLRHGRREGVRHFLLTVGSRLYGYAQLEETDPIEAPAAELVVHPSHRGRGHGRALGTALLAASGKRLRVWAHGGKSAARHLAQVLGLTLFRELRQLRRPLVPLDIPEPVLPEGVTVRTFTPGQDDAAWLAVNAAAFAHHPEQGSLTQRDLDDRMAEPWFDPKGFFLAEKDGRVIGFHWTKTHAEEQLGEVYVVGILPEAQGGGLGKALTAIGLRHLAAQGLPTAMLYVDADNTAAVRVYEGMGFTTHEVDLMYRTES, encoded by the coding sequence ATGACTTCCGACGCGGCACCGGCCCTCGAACCGGGACGGCAGATCCACACGTATGACGAGCTCACGCCCGAGCAGATCCAGGACGTACTGGACCTCCTCGAGGCCGCCGACCACGCCGACGGCATGCACGCCGTGTCCGAGCAGGGGCGGCTCTACCTGCGCCACGGCCGGCGCGAGGGCGTGCGCCACTTCCTCCTCACCGTCGGCTCCCGCCTGTACGGCTACGCCCAGCTGGAGGAGACCGACCCGATCGAGGCCCCGGCCGCCGAGCTGGTCGTCCACCCCTCCCACCGGGGCCGCGGCCACGGCCGGGCGCTCGGCACCGCCCTGCTCGCCGCCTCCGGCAAGCGGCTGCGCGTCTGGGCGCACGGCGGCAAGTCGGCGGCCCGGCACCTCGCCCAGGTCCTCGGCCTGACGCTCTTCCGCGAGCTGCGCCAGCTGCGCCGCCCCCTGGTGCCGCTGGACATCCCGGAGCCGGTGCTGCCCGAGGGCGTCACCGTCCGCACCTTCACGCCCGGGCAGGACGACGCGGCCTGGCTCGCCGTCAACGCCGCCGCCTTCGCACACCACCCGGAGCAGGGCTCGCTCACGCAGCGGGACCTGGACGACCGGATGGCCGAGCCGTGGTTCGACCCGAAGGGCTTCTTCCTCGCGGAGAAGGACGGGCGGGTGATCGGCTTCCACTGGACGAAGACGCACGCCGAGGAGCAGCTCGGCGAGGTGTACGTGGTCGGCATCCTGCCGGAGGCCCAGGGCGGCGGCCTCGGCAAGGCGCTGACCGCGATCGGCCTGCGGCACCTGGCGGCGCAGGGGCTGCCGACGGCGATGCTGTACGTGGACGCGGACAACACGGCGGCGGTGCGGGTCTACGAGGGGATGGGCTTCACGACGCACGAGGTGGACCTGATGTACCGCACGGAGTCGTAA
- a CDS encoding response regulator transcription factor, with translation MTGQHSEAERILIVDDEPAVREALRRSLAFEGYETRDAVDGLDALAAMESYAPDLVVLDVQMPRMDGLTAARRIRAAGSTVPILMLTARDTVGDRVTGLDAGADDYLVKPFELDELFARIRALLRRSSYASASAAAPAEDDVLSFEDLRMNLATREVTRGGRTVELTRTEFTLLEMFLAHPRQVLTREQILKAVWGFDFEPSSNSLDVYVMYLRRKTEAGGEPRLVHTVRGVGYALRGGGGE, from the coding sequence ATGACCGGACAGCACAGCGAAGCCGAGCGCATCCTCATCGTCGACGACGAGCCCGCCGTCCGCGAGGCCCTGCGCCGCAGCCTCGCCTTCGAGGGGTACGAGACGCGGGACGCCGTCGACGGCCTCGACGCGCTCGCCGCGATGGAGTCGTACGCCCCCGATCTCGTCGTCCTCGACGTCCAGATGCCCCGCATGGACGGGCTCACGGCGGCCCGCCGGATCCGGGCCGCCGGCTCCACCGTGCCCATCCTCATGCTCACCGCCCGCGACACCGTCGGCGACCGGGTCACCGGCCTCGACGCCGGCGCGGACGACTACCTGGTGAAGCCCTTCGAGCTCGACGAGCTGTTCGCCCGCATCCGGGCCCTGCTCCGCCGCAGCTCCTACGCCTCCGCGTCCGCCGCCGCGCCCGCCGAGGACGACGTCCTGTCCTTCGAGGACCTGCGGATGAACCTCGCCACGCGCGAGGTGACCCGGGGCGGGCGGACCGTGGAGCTGACCCGGACCGAGTTCACGCTCCTGGAGATGTTCCTCGCGCACCCGCGCCAGGTCCTGACCCGGGAGCAGATCCTGAAGGCCGTGTGGGGCTTCGACTTCGAGCCCAGTTCCAACTCGCTGGACGTGTACGTGATGTATCTGCGGCGCAAGACCGAGGCCGGCGGCGAGCCGCGCCTCGTCCACACCGTCCGGGGCGTGGGCTACGCGCTGCGCGGAGGAGGCGGGGAGTGA
- a CDS encoding vanadium-dependent haloperoxidase: MKHPVRRSLTVVLALLLASAGVSTPAHASSTVGDRALYWNNALLDAYVATGGSPGPLARAGAMMHLAMYDAANASRCYSSGGFKPENCIGALYTPGISVKAGVAPNVDAALDHAAYNVLKSTFPALDFAPYLTAARTGEPVDATTTEGKSVGEKAAAAMIARRTNDGSQDTTPYTPGTEPGQWRPTGSGPAADPNWGKVKKFVDYGDYPWTHIKTTAADLRPQPPAGIATMPELLKSPAYTAQFKEVAELGAANSTTRTPEQTQIAWFWANDLNGTYKPPGQLFTHTRTVSTQRGLDEIANVQLFALVAGAMADAGISAWDQKYQTPIDLWRPESAVKLADTDGNPDTVQNSSWQPLSADAAGNHFSPPFPAYVSGHATFAGAWAESMKLFFGTDDISFTGTTEDPHAVGVTRTFPNFSAAATENARSRVYLGVHYQWDGDLGVATGRKVAGQVVNNLYNPTSYSDKTPVYSSPRVTTVGKAWLIKPMGATTVGNLYDGAHASWYYCDDYGADNVYNQLIWNSYGCANGYDGRTHLYYVPR, encoded by the coding sequence GTGAAACATCCCGTCAGACGCTCCCTCACCGTCGTCCTGGCGCTGTTACTGGCATCCGCGGGCGTATCGACGCCCGCACACGCGAGCTCGACCGTGGGCGACCGGGCCCTTTACTGGAACAACGCGCTGCTCGACGCCTACGTCGCCACGGGCGGCTCCCCGGGCCCCCTCGCGCGGGCCGGGGCCATGATGCACCTGGCCATGTACGACGCCGCGAACGCGAGCCGCTGCTACAGCAGCGGCGGATTCAAGCCGGAGAACTGCATCGGGGCGCTCTACACCCCCGGCATCAGCGTGAAGGCCGGCGTCGCTCCCAACGTCGACGCGGCCCTGGACCACGCCGCCTACAACGTCCTCAAGTCCACCTTCCCCGCCCTCGACTTCGCGCCCTACCTGACGGCGGCGCGCACGGGCGAGCCGGTCGACGCCACCACCACGGAGGGCAAGAGCGTCGGCGAGAAGGCCGCCGCGGCGATGATCGCCCGCCGTACCAACGACGGATCCCAGGACACCACGCCGTACACCCCGGGCACCGAACCCGGCCAGTGGCGGCCGACGGGCTCCGGTCCTGCGGCGGACCCGAACTGGGGCAAGGTCAAGAAGTTCGTCGACTACGGCGACTACCCGTGGACGCACATCAAGACCACCGCGGCCGACCTGCGTCCGCAGCCGCCCGCCGGGATCGCGACGATGCCCGAGCTGCTGAAGAGCCCGGCCTACACGGCCCAGTTCAAGGAGGTCGCCGAGCTCGGCGCGGCCAACAGCACGACGCGGACCCCCGAGCAGACCCAGATCGCCTGGTTCTGGGCCAACGACCTGAACGGCACCTACAAGCCGCCGGGCCAGCTCTTCACCCACACCCGGACCGTCTCCACGCAGCGCGGACTCGACGAGATCGCCAACGTCCAGCTCTTCGCGCTGGTCGCGGGCGCGATGGCGGACGCGGGGATCTCCGCCTGGGACCAGAAGTACCAGACCCCCATCGATCTGTGGCGGCCCGAGAGCGCCGTCAAGCTGGCCGACACGGACGGCAACCCGGACACCGTGCAGAACAGTTCCTGGCAGCCGCTCTCGGCCGACGCGGCCGGGAACCACTTCAGCCCGCCCTTCCCCGCGTACGTCTCCGGGCACGCGACCTTCGCCGGGGCCTGGGCCGAGTCGATGAAGCTGTTCTTCGGCACGGACGACATCTCCTTCACCGGCACCACCGAGGATCCGCACGCGGTCGGGGTCACCCGCACCTTCCCCAACTTCAGCGCGGCGGCCACCGAGAACGCCCGGAGCCGGGTCTACCTCGGTGTGCACTACCAGTGGGACGGCGACCTCGGCGTCGCGACCGGCCGGAAGGTCGCCGGCCAGGTCGTCAACAACCTGTACAACCCGACGAGCTACAGCGACAAGACGCCCGTGTACAGCAGCCCCCGCGTCACCACGGTGGGCAAGGCGTGGCTGATCAAGCCCATGGGTGCCACGACCGTCGGGAACCTGTACGACGGCGCCCACGCCTCCTGGTACTACTGCGACGACTACGGGGCGGACAACGTCTACAACCAGCTCATCTGGAACTCCTACGGATGCGCGAACGGCTACGACGGCCGCACGCACCTCTACTACGTCCCGCGCTAG
- a CDS encoding phosphatidylinositol-specific phospholipase C produces MDRRRFLVGAAAAGAALLVGAPAASAVDVRAWMAAHGDGTDLRRLTIPGTHDSGARFGGAWSECQNTTIAQQLDSGVRFLDVRCRVTGGSFAIHHGASYQNMMFGDVLVACRDFLAAHPSETVLMRVKQEYSEESDATFRAVFDDYLDRRGWRSLFRIGDALPLLGEARGRVVLLADNGGLPGLRWADPAVFSVQDDWNALPDAKYPKIQAHFRAAVTQPGRLYVNFVSTSAYLPPRWNSDRLNPWVHGFLDSAELAGKAGLGIVPMDFPNTRAGLVEALLRHN; encoded by the coding sequence ATGGACCGACGACGATTCCTCGTGGGGGCCGCGGCCGCCGGAGCAGCCCTGCTCGTGGGCGCCCCCGCCGCATCGGCCGTGGACGTGCGCGCGTGGATGGCGGCGCACGGGGACGGCACCGACCTGCGGCGGCTCACCATTCCCGGGACGCACGACTCCGGGGCCCGGTTCGGCGGGGCCTGGTCGGAGTGCCAGAACACCACCATCGCCCAGCAGCTGGACAGCGGTGTCCGGTTCCTGGACGTGCGCTGCCGGGTGACCGGGGGGTCCTTCGCCATCCACCACGGGGCCTCGTACCAGAACATGATGTTCGGGGACGTCCTCGTCGCCTGCCGGGACTTCCTCGCCGCGCACCCCTCCGAGACCGTCCTCATGCGGGTCAAGCAGGAGTACTCCGAGGAGTCCGACGCCACCTTCCGCGCCGTCTTCGACGACTACCTCGACCGGCGGGGCTGGCGTTCGCTGTTCCGGATCGGGGACGCGCTGCCGCTGCTCGGCGAGGCGCGCGGACGGGTCGTGCTCCTCGCCGACAACGGCGGGCTGCCAGGACTCCGATGGGCCGACCCCGCCGTCTTCTCCGTCCAGGACGACTGGAACGCCCTCCCCGACGCCAAGTACCCGAAGATCCAGGCTCACTTCCGCGCCGCCGTCACCCAGCCCGGCCGGCTCTACGTGAACTTCGTCAGCACCTCCGCGTATCTCCCGCCCCGCTGGAACTCCGACCGGCTCAACCCATGGGTGCACGGCTTCCTGGACAGCGCCGAACTCGCCGGGAAGGCCGGGCTCGGGATCGTGCCCATGGACTTCCCCAACACCCGGGCGGGGCTGGTGGAGGCGCTCCTCCGGCACAACTAG
- a CDS encoding sensor histidine kinase, producing MTGRLRNWFRSRPLRSRLALLSAAAVAFAVAAVSLACWFVTRAQLEAELDSSLSSTRLNENSVQQMLTMCRQGTPLPPVGGSYTVQVVLGDGSVCTSGAAAIPVAAADLAVARKQVDDALHTVKDDAGREMRVYTYQQDTPLQIAVSLARPLSEIDNSMSTLRWVLLLVSGIGVVGAGAAGLWVARTGLEPVNRLTDAVEHVAATEDLTVRIPVEGEDEIARLSRSFNAMTAALASSRDRQAQLIADAGHELRTPLTSLRTNVELLARSEETGRAIPPDDRRALMASVKAQMTELAALIGDLQELSRPDAVQPGPLLEVVPLHTILRNALDRARLRGPELTFVTDLAPWYVRAETPALERALVNVLDNAVKFSPPRGTVEVTLMRGELTVRDQGPGIAPEELPHVFDRFWRSPSARSLPGSGLGLSIVARTVQQAGGTVSLAPAEGGGTVATLRLPGAPTPPPEL from the coding sequence GTGACGGGCCGCCTGAGGAACTGGTTCCGTTCGCGGCCGCTGCGCTCACGGCTCGCGCTGCTCAGCGCGGCCGCCGTGGCCTTCGCGGTGGCGGCCGTGTCGCTGGCCTGCTGGTTCGTGACGCGGGCGCAGCTGGAGGCGGAGCTGGACTCCTCGCTGAGCAGCACGCGCCTGAACGAGAACAGCGTGCAGCAGATGCTCACGATGTGCCGCCAGGGCACGCCGCTGCCGCCGGTGGGGGGCTCGTACACGGTGCAGGTGGTCCTCGGCGACGGCAGCGTGTGCACCTCGGGAGCGGCGGCGATCCCGGTCGCCGCCGCCGACCTCGCGGTGGCGCGGAAGCAGGTGGACGACGCCCTGCACACGGTGAAGGACGACGCCGGGCGCGAGATGCGGGTCTACACGTACCAGCAGGACACTCCGCTCCAGATCGCGGTCTCCCTCGCCCGCCCCCTCTCCGAGATCGACAACTCGATGTCCACGCTCCGCTGGGTGCTGCTCCTGGTCTCCGGGATCGGCGTCGTCGGCGCGGGCGCGGCCGGCCTGTGGGTCGCGCGGACCGGTCTGGAGCCGGTGAACCGGCTGACCGACGCGGTCGAGCACGTCGCCGCGACCGAGGACCTGACCGTCCGCATCCCGGTGGAGGGCGAGGACGAGATCGCCCGCCTGTCCCGCTCCTTCAACGCGATGACGGCGGCGCTCGCCAGCTCCCGGGACCGGCAGGCGCAGCTCATCGCGGACGCGGGCCACGAACTCCGCACGCCCCTCACCTCCCTGCGGACCAACGTCGAACTGCTCGCGCGCAGCGAGGAGACCGGCCGGGCGATCCCGCCGGACGACCGGCGGGCCCTGATGGCCTCGGTGAAGGCGCAGATGACGGAGCTGGCCGCGCTGATCGGCGACCTCCAGGAGCTGTCCCGCCCGGACGCGGTGCAGCCGGGGCCCCTCCTCGAAGTGGTGCCGCTGCACACGATCCTGCGGAACGCCCTGGACCGGGCGCGGCTGCGCGGCCCGGAGCTGACGTTCGTCACGGACCTGGCGCCCTGGTACGTACGGGCGGAGACGCCGGCGCTCGAACGGGCCCTGGTGAACGTCCTGGACAACGCGGTGAAGTTCTCGCCGCCCCGGGGCACGGTCGAGGTGACCCTGATGCGGGGCGAGCTGACCGTCCGCGACCAGGGCCCCGGCATCGCCCCGGAGGAGCTCCCGCACGTCTTCGACCGCTTCTGGCGCTCCCCGTCGGCCCGCAGCCTGCCGGGCTCGGGCCTGGGCCTGTCGATCGTGGCGCGCACGGTGCAGCAGGCGGGCGGCACGGTGTCCCTCGCCCCGGCGGAGGGCGGCGGCACGGTGGCGACGCTCCGACTGCCGGGGGCACCGACGCCACCGCCGGAGCTGTGA